In the Vulpes lagopus strain Blue_001 chromosome 16, ASM1834538v1, whole genome shotgun sequence genome, one interval contains:
- the LOC121477174 gene encoding translation initiation factor IF-2-like: MGPAPARSRPGSAARCRGRPRPLGAHARPGPARPRRGEAAGPWGGRRGGAGGAPCRFRCRGGAGPGGGGRGARPAEASARARGTSCLRPEGPRAGAGRGVAGALLRSGGAAPCLGAAGSAQRFPRGLQVSGAREPTPAPASPCPSRQHQGGPGWSRPAACDSSRLPAWRPLPAGPPQPPPARPCSPRALRAWAGGLLLALTPPPHSGDACSRGRSRALSNAGSLVLTQLLAPTCLPASPVTPPVRREQPRPCPGKDAKVCVWMRRPVPAAFLCL, encoded by the exons AtgggcccggccccggcccggtcACGGCCTGGGAGCGCCGCGCGGTGCAGGGGGAGGCCGCGGCCCCTCGGCGCTCatgcccggcccggcccgg CTCGCCCCCGGCGCGGGGAGGCCGCGGGACCCTGGggaggccggcggggcggggcgggcggggcgcccTGTCGCTTTCGCTGCCGGGGCGGGGctggcccggggggcggggggcggggggcgcgcccTGCGGAAGCCTCGGCCCGCGCTCGGGGAACCTCCTGCCTCCGTCCGGAAGGCCcgagggcgggcgcggggcgcggggtcgCGGGGGCCCTGCTGCGCAGCGGAGGGGCGGCGCCTTGCCTCGGGGCTGCCGGGTCGGCGCAGCGTTTCCCGCGCGGGCTGCAGGTGAGCGGGGCCCGCGAGCCGACCCCCGCGCCTGCCTCGCCCTGCCCCTCCCGGCAGCACCAGGGGGGGCCGGGCTGGAGCCGCCCCGCGGCCTGTGACAGCAGCCGGCTGCCGGCGTGGCGCCCCCTCCCGGCCGGGCCgccgcagccccctcccgcccgcccctgcagccccagggcgcTGCGAGCCTGGGCCGGCGGCCTGCTCCTAGCACTGACACCGCCACCGCACTCCGGGGACGCGTGTTCCCGAGGGAGAAGCCGTGCTCTCAGCAACGCGGGCAGCCTGGTGCTAACTCAGCTACTTGCTCCGACTTGCCTCCCGGCTTCCCCTGTCACACCACCTGTGAGACGTGAGCAGCCCAGGCCGTGCCCTGGGAAGGACGCAAAG GTATGTGTCTGGATGCGACGGCCGGTACCTGCAGCCTTCTTGTGTCTGTGA